In Thermodesulfitimonas autotrophica, the following proteins share a genomic window:
- a CDS encoding NADH-quinone oxidoreductase subunit C — translation MAQKMTYSISVAEDLRAKFPERVIEIASFRGQIAVIVKNEGIKEVLRYLRDEHSFDHLQDLCGVDYFPRKPRFEVVYQLYSISKRHQIRIRVQVDEDDPEIDSVTELWPGSNWHERECYDMFGIRFRGHPDLRRILMPEDWDGHPLRKDYPLQGRSIWSGFQKILEDREG, via the coding sequence ATGGCACAGAAGATGACATATTCGATCAGTGTTGCGGAGGATCTCAGGGCAAAGTTTCCAGAAAGGGTAATCGAGATAGCGAGTTTTAGGGGTCAGATAGCAGTGATTGTTAAAAATGAGGGGATAAAAGAGGTACTTAGATACTTGAGGGATGAGCATTCGTTTGATCATTTGCAGGATCTTTGTGGTGTTGACTACTTTCCTAGGAAACCAAGGTTTGAAGTGGTGTATCAGCTTTACAGCATCAGTAAGAGACACCAGATAAGGATAAGGGTGCAGGTTGATGAAGACGATCCAGAGATAGATAGTGTAACCGAACTCTGGCCGGGGAGTAACTGGCATGAGAGAGAGTGCTACGATATGTTCGGAATCAGGTTCAGAGGGCATCCTGACCTTCGCAGGATCCTTATGCCTGAAGACTGGGATGGTCATCCTTTGAGAAAGGATTACCCACTGCAAGGGAGATCTATCTGGTCCGGGTTTCAGAAAATATTGGAGGACAGAGAAGGATGA
- a CDS encoding NADH-quinone oxidoreductase subunit A, with protein MEPGSYIPVKYLPVLVALILATVIAVGGLIVNSIVAPRRYSRAKLVAFESGNPPSGAPRDRFSIGFFLLAILFVVFDVEVIFLYPWAVAFNEIGSAGFWAMIGFIWLILIGYIYEILIGALTWHKK; from the coding sequence GTGGAGCCAGGTAGCTACATACCTGTTAAGTATCTGCCTGTCTTGGTTGCTTTAATTCTTGCTACTGTAATTGCAGTGGGAGGACTGATAGTAAACAGTATAGTTGCACCGCGAAGGTATAGTAGAGCAAAGCTTGTTGCTTTCGAGTCAGGTAATCCGCCAAGTGGTGCCCCAAGGGATAGGTTCTCCATAGGGTTTTTCTTGCTCGCCATTCTCTTTGTTGTGTTTGATGTTGAGGTGATATTTCTCTATCCATGGGCTGTCGCCTTCAATGAGATTGGTTCTGCAGGTTTTTGGGCGATGATTGGGTTTATCTGGCTGATTCTTATTGGTTACATTTACGAGATATTGATTGGAGCGCTTACATGGCATAAGAAATGA
- the nuoI gene encoding NADH-quinone oxidoreductase subunit NuoI, translated as MTGIVKKVLFFDLLKKMLLFDLLRGMLITLKTMFTHPVTRRYPKEKRDPFDGFRGRHAFVRDPETGTYRCVACTKCAAVCPPQCIHIEYSVDAETGRRILTKYEIDAFRCIFCGYCEEVCPVCAIVLTEFYEYAAFDRKTNYFDIESLLRNWDEFVAGYGDREYVNKFWKPEGIDLKRLPAKKRTITPIKLNKEVYSGAR; from the coding sequence ATGACGGGCATCGTGAAGAAGGTACTGTTTTTTGACCTCCTTAAGAAGATGCTATTGTTTGACCTTCTTAGAGGAATGCTTATTACGTTAAAGACGATGTTTACTCATCCTGTCACAAGGAGATATCCAAAGGAAAAGAGGGATCCGTTTGATGGCTTTCGCGGTAGACACGCCTTTGTTAGAGATCCAGAGACAGGAACATATAGATGTGTTGCATGCACAAAATGCGCAGCAGTCTGTCCCCCACAATGTATACACATAGAGTATTCGGTCGATGCAGAGACAGGCAGGAGGATACTTACGAAGTACGAGATAGATGCCTTCAGATGTATCTTTTGTGGTTACTGCGAGGAGGTTTGCCCTGTTTGTGCCATCGTGTTAACAGAGTTTTATGAGTATGCCGCGTTTGATAGGAAAACAAACTATTTTGACATAGAATCCCTTTTAAGAAACTGGGATGAGTTCGTGGCAGGTTATGGGGATAGGGAATACGTGAACAAGTTCTGGAAACCTGAAGGAATTGATCTAAAGAGGTTGCCAGCAAAGAAGAGAACGATAACCCCTATCAAATTGAACAAGGAGGTATACAGTGGAGCCAGGTAG